The Mya arenaria isolate MELC-2E11 chromosome 15, ASM2691426v1 genomic sequence TTGACAGTTTTAGGCTGTCTTTCTAGGCAAAGCTGTATTTGcagattttgggaccatctggtgtctagtcccttttagtataatgtaacataaaaagttaaaagtgATGCATGTTTCAAAGTACACTTGTCCGTACAATTAGTTCAATGCTTTCGCGTTTTACACATGGACCGTCGATCAGAAAACTGCCATTACACGAACGCGACGTGGACAAATCCCCAATGCCGGATGCATCATACTAGATGCAGGCCAAAGTAGTTACTCCCAGTTTGTTTCAAAAGTGTACCATCGCTTATCTTAACTGATATTTCATCACCAGCGTGAAGGTAGGCCGATGTTGCTATATGACTCACGTAGTAAATAACATTACCTCGTGAAGTGTTTTTACGAGACTGCACATTTGATGCGATTTCCATGTCATCGTCATCAATAACGCTATATTTATgcattgcatgttttatttcttgcGTTTTGGTTGAATCTACGGGGATTCCTTCGTCCGTTAGACGTTGTTCTGTAAGACCTAGGAACGAGTATATGTAGTAAGTACCGCTTACAGAGACAATTAAACGGCCATTTTGGAACCTTATTCCGTATCTCTGAAGACCTGTTGTTTGATAAATGTCTGTGTCGTGACGCCAGCATGTGACCGTTACCATTGCATTATTACCTGAAAATAATATACCCGTATTTAAACACGTTAAgtaaaatttatatatcaaaGTTATACACCGCAAAGGGAATGCAATAATTGACCTTaagtaattttgaaatttgaccTGCGTCCTTGAAGCTATATTCGTTGTGTTCTTTACAAATCCATTACGCTAAGGAAAACATGTGCCATTGACTATTTAGAGTAGATATCCATTCCTTAACTTATATTGATCGCTAACGATAAACAACCTACGGGCTACTACAAGGATTTGGAAAAAACGAATTATAAGCAGTCAATATCTTTAAACTTACAAGTACCGTTCACATGCTCTTGTTCCTCGCTATTGCCTAGAACTTTTGCATATGGCTTTTTGTACCACAGTGTGTTTTTGTAGTTTGTCAATAGCTGTACGTCGTGTTTTGAGACATCTACAATACGTATACAAAGGCATGTTTATCACGCTTTCgatttacatgtttattaaaataattatcaagaGTTAATATCCATTCAAGACtgatattgatcggaaacgaTAACAAATTCGTGGATTATTACAAAGAAACCGAGAACAAAAGATGTAAACAATCGGTATCTTTAAACTTGTAAGGTCAAATACCTGGTACGTGTGCCTGTTTTTCACGGATCAAAGATAGCAGTTGATAATAATTAATCTCTCAAAGTTTAAATGCTCGCTTGGGcgatattattaaacaatattcacATCATGTAAATAACTACAATGTGCATTATTTTACCTTGTACGTATTTTTGAGCTTGAATATTGTCCTGTTTCTCAGCTGCAGCATATGCAGATGCAATTTCCTAAAGATATTAACAAGCTTAAGTTTACGATGTTTAAAAGGAATTAAAGTTCAACAAATTAATCTAGTTTCACACTGGAAGTGTATTAGATGCCACAGAAATTTGTGAGAATTGCCTTATTGGCATAGGTAACAGCGctattataaaatgaacataagTATATgagatttataaaaaaattatctAAGAACGtgtttggaaaacaaaaatagttgtcTAATTAAAACCATTATTGTTATATACATGAAGCTTACATTGTGTCAATTggtatgtttgaaaataataataatatatacatgtatattacctTTTCAAAGAGTTCTTGTAGTAATCTTGTTGTTTTGCCacattctatttttttgtcattactATGAAGACAAATCTCCGTATCCGcgtctatttgttttatatgtggcatATTAAAGACAATGCAGAGCACTGCAATCAAGACTATAAACAATAAAGATAAACTGACTCCAGCCAATCTTTTAAAAATTTTGTCAGACATGTTCACACGGTGGGTTTAAAGTACTTATGATGAGTAGTAGTAAGTGGCGAATGTTTATATAGCATGATAAGGCCGCGCTAAAAAATTATTGGTTCAACGGATTTTTGGAGAGAAAAAATAGAGCGTGCGTAAAAAGAATACTATTTGTATTTCCATGTTCAATATAAGACAGGCCCGTTAAgtattataatgatattaagTCACTATTCAAGGATGACTGGCACTATAACATAAGCTTCTAATTTCAGAGAAGATAATATAATTTGCAAAGAAAATACACGTATCAAATAAACGACCTTTGAATAAAATCATTGttaatcaaacattttcaaatatgcaTATCACTCACtcaagtttttcaatttatatgtgttttccataaaggaaataaatagaAGTCTAGCACATTCAAAAATACTACAAAGGGAAAACATGACCATGCTGATGACACTAGATCATCAAACAATCAACATCtaactttgaaataaacttaaacataaacatgtaacaattttgttatttcttttcttttgccTTAGCCTAGGAAGAATTGTACTTTTGTACTTGCCTGACAAATAGGACAAGGAAGTgcattcaacaaatattttactgaAGTGTCCTTGAccaaattatttaaagtttaatggCACAGTGACGCATACCAATAGCTGCAATATCATAAACTACTTTAAGGACAGTAATGAAATTGCGTCGAAAATAATCGGGTGGGTTAGCGGTGTGGCTATCTATTTATTGACGTGCTTTAAATATCTTAAGCTTTTCAGCGTTATTTTACCTGTATcgtcattgtaaaaaaaaaacacgcttCATAATTGTAGTATGTGTGAATTGACAATGCTACaatgtatttcttaattaaatgactgaaattatttaaacaagtcAAATATTGGCCAATGAATACGAGATTTAGTACTtaaaaattcaattcaattccaTTACTCCGTAGTTTCTAAGACATTTTCATTCGTTGTAGATACTGGCTTCACCAACATGTACCAATAGAAGGTTTGTGTACATGTTAAACCATTTGTAACATAAACTTTCGAAGGTTTAGATTTCTAGGGGAGATGTGGATTGAATTTAATTCCTGgtcataaaaatgcaaatatctttcttcAAATAGCTACAATCACCACAGAGCCAAACACTTTCTGAATGGGTATTGTTGATGGtctattttgacacaaaaatatTCGTTTTGTATCAAGACATTTGcgataaaatgcaaatactgtttaattgaaaatgatgaTCAAGTCTTCGTTCGTACAATTTTCTCAACTCCTAATTACTCCTACACATATTGCAACGgatgtttgtattatgtttgctaaatattaaacctcaaaactatataaaagataaatatttaagcattaaaACGATTTGTCCTTCAAACGCTTTTTGCACTGTAAAATACCCTTAAAGGTTATATATATAAGCCTTTGAACAGAAAGAATACAACTGTGCTAAATGTCCTTATAATATGACATCATTGGGTTATTTATAAGGCTCGTACTATTTTCATTGTGATATCTTTTGTAACAATAGTTTGCATACTTTCTAGTAT encodes the following:
- the LOC128218742 gene encoding uncharacterized protein LOC128218742, with product MPHIKQIDADTEICLHSNDKKIECGKTTRLLQELFEKEIASAYAAAEKQDNIQAQKYVQDVSKHDVQLLTNYKNTLWYKKPYAKVLGNSEEQEHVNGTCNNAMVTVTCWRHDTDIYQTTGLQRYGIRFQNGRLIVSVSGTYYIYSFLGLTEQRLTDEGIPVDSTKTQEIKHAMHKYSVIDDDDMEIASNVQSRKNTSRGNVIYYVSHIATSAYLHAGDEISVKISDGTLLKQTGSNYFGLHLV